The Urbifossiella limnaea genome has a window encoding:
- a CDS encoding vWA domain-containing protein has protein sequence MAQLPSPEEPFGEVNVYPQPDGSVRVVATILMEPDIEGARAGLALDGSASMQKMYGAKGPVSPLFRAAAGGVNFVEPVARKMAEYLARFASDGQVHLAYWACSPDGSKVEPIGPVTEAAAATLKVGGPKQWGRQTQLLPPVRHFVEGVFAGARWAVAVFVTDGVIEDLEAVKDYCRAFARRVARGEQGFVKLVLLGVGEEVDEGQMEELDDMFEESELRDPAGNPIDLWDHKLASEMKSLHEIFAEVVSDNVVVADWGTVLVGGRAVHTYADGLPARLRFTLPAGSTAFTLDFPGGRVTQDLRDGLTR, from the coding sequence GTGGCCCAACTCCCGTCCCCCGAGGAGCCCTTCGGGGAGGTCAACGTCTACCCCCAGCCGGACGGCTCGGTCCGCGTCGTCGCCACCATCCTGATGGAGCCCGACATCGAAGGCGCCCGCGCCGGGCTCGCCCTCGACGGGTCGGCGTCGATGCAGAAGATGTACGGGGCCAAGGGGCCGGTCAGCCCGCTGTTCCGGGCCGCCGCCGGCGGCGTCAACTTCGTCGAGCCGGTCGCCCGCAAGATGGCCGAGTACCTGGCCCGGTTCGCGTCCGACGGGCAGGTCCACCTCGCGTACTGGGCGTGCAGCCCGGACGGGTCGAAGGTCGAGCCGATCGGCCCCGTCACCGAGGCCGCCGCCGCCACGCTCAAGGTCGGCGGGCCGAAGCAGTGGGGCCGGCAGACGCAACTGCTGCCGCCGGTCCGCCACTTCGTCGAGGGCGTGTTCGCCGGCGCCCGCTGGGCCGTCGCCGTGTTCGTCACCGACGGCGTGATCGAGGACCTGGAGGCGGTGAAGGACTACTGCCGGGCGTTCGCCCGCCGGGTCGCGCGCGGCGAGCAGGGGTTCGTGAAGCTGGTGCTGCTGGGCGTCGGCGAGGAGGTGGACGAGGGGCAGATGGAGGAGCTGGACGACATGTTCGAGGAGTCGGAGCTGCGCGACCCGGCCGGCAACCCGATCGACCTGTGGGACCACAAGCTGGCCAGCGAGATGAAGTCGCTGCACGAGATCTTCGCCGAGGTGGTGTCGGACAACGTGGTGGTCGCCGACTGGGGCACGGTCCTCGTCGGCGGCCGGGCGGTCCACACCTACGCCGACGGCCTGCCGGCCCGGCTGCGGTTCACGCTCCCGGCGGGGAGCACGGCGTTCACGCTCGACTTCCCCGGCGGCCGTGTGACCCAGGACTTGCGCGACGGGCTGACGCGGTGA